The Rhinoderma darwinii isolate aRhiDar2 chromosome 11, aRhiDar2.hap1, whole genome shotgun sequence genome window below encodes:
- the LOC142663438 gene encoding uncharacterized protein LOC142663438, translating into MSSDVETEESESPAEHPVGSVVLEDDLEWISGNILRLTLEIIYTVTGEDYVIVRRTGNDNLSADLSRMLQNPFAAPSLPSRLHEKKILQLTNKIVQLLPRDGSGDFTSIQGRRPHSRSQCLTLLGKRSSRCARKAEDKGSYRMTFSDKEIQTVAINKGQSVSDEEGDLTDTSMPAEQTQYITTGIKEETVSDKEGLLTDPSTPADSSHIDYIITYIKEEDESCDEGNLTDTDVYTPREYASLCKRVGEKNMTVMYTGAEKEAVNVASTSHRQFLEDTELMHSFTECEKCFTCNKHQRIQIREKPFACSTCGKFFTTNSNLVAHQRIHTGEKPFSCSECGKCFTSSSDLVKHKIIHTGEKPFPCSLCGKCFTNKSNLIKHQRIHTGERPYSCSECGKRFTSTSHLVTHRRTHTGEKPYPCTDCGKYFSNKSHLMEHQRIHTGEKPFACPECGKSFTQKSNLNNHLRIHSRAKNITYH; encoded by the exons ATGTCCTCTGATGTGGAAACAGAAGAAAGTGAATCCCCAGCAGAGCATCCAGTGGGCTCAGTAGTGCTGGAAGACGACCTGGAGTGGATATCTGGGAATATTCTTAGACTGACGCTGGAGATCATCTACACGGTCACCGGGGAG GACTATGTTATTGTGAGGAGGACAGGTAATGACAACTTGTCGGCAGACCTCAGCAGGATGCTGCAGAACCCCTTTGCGGCCCCTTCACTTCCCTCCCGGCTCCACGAGAAGAAGATTCTGCAACTAACCAATAAGATCGTTCAGCTTCTGCCCAGAGACGGGTCTGGAGACTTCACCTCCATCCAAGGACGCCGACCTCACTCACGTTCCCAGTGCCTCACATTACTTG GTAAGAGGTCCAGCCGCTGTGCGAGGAAAGCGGAGGATAAGGGCAGCTACAGGATGACGTTTTCCGATAAAGAAATACAGACTGTGGCCATAAATAAGGGGCAGTCGGTGTCTGATGAAGAAGGAGACCTTACGGACACTTCAATGCCAGCTGAGCAGACGCAGTACATAACCACTGGCATCAAGGAAGAGACGGTATCGGACAAAGAAGGACTTCTCACAGACCCCTCCACACCAGCGGACAGTTCGCACATAGATTATATAATCACCTATATTAAAGAGGAGGATGAATCTTGTGATGAAGGAAATCTGACGGACACTGATGTCTACACTCCAAGAGAGTACGCCTCCCTCTGCAAAAGAGTCGGTGAAAAGAACATGACAGTCATGTATACAGGAGCCGAAAAAGAAGCTGTCAATGTGGCCTCCACGTCTCACCGCCAATTCCTCGAGGACACCGAATTAATGCACAGCTTCACGGAGTGTGAGAAATGCTTCACATGTAACAAGCACCAAAGGATCCAGATCCGGGAGAAGCCATTCGCTTGCTCAACTTGCGGAAAGTTCTTCACAACTAACTCAAATCTTGTGGCTCACCAACGAATccatacaggagagaaaccattcTCCTGCTCCGAGTGTGGCAAATGTTTTACCAGCAGCTCTGACCTTGTCAAACATAAGATCATTCACACCGGAGAGAAGCCATTCCCCTGTTCATTGTGCGGCAAATGTTTCACCAACAAGTCAAATCTAATCAAACACCAGAGAATCCACACCGGAGAGCGGCCGTATTCCTGTTCTGAGTGCGGGAAGAGGTTCACCAGTACCTCACACCTTGTAACGCACCGTCGGACCCACACCGGCGAGAAGCCCTATCCCTGTACGGACTGCGGGAAATACTTTAGCAATAAATCTCATCTAATGGAGCATCAGAGAATCCACACTGGAGAAAAGCCATTTGCGTGTCCCGAATGTGGAAAATCTTTTACACAGAAGAGCAATTTGAACAATCACTTGAGAATTCACAGCCGGGCCAAAAACATTACCTACCACTAA